Proteins from a single region of Apium graveolens cultivar Ventura chromosome 7, ASM990537v1, whole genome shotgun sequence:
- the LOC141672162 gene encoding putative protein phosphatase 2C 34, producing MGHFSDMLNELTKSMSIKKLKSSGNCGGREAVEAMAKEAKKNELILKSSGTVSVDGSENFVSVFSKRGKKGVNQDCSIVWEEFGRQDDMMFCGIFDGHGPWGHFVSKMVRDSLPLSLLCNWQDATVEAAVDQDLDFETEKTRQRFSLWEQSYLRACANVDRELEKNRKIDSFYSGTTALTVVRQGNLIVVANVGDSRAVLGTTCDDGSITAIQLTIDFKPNLPQEAERILQCKGRIFCLDDEPGFHRVWLPCEESPGLAMSRAFGDFCIKDFGLISVPEVTKRQITTEDQFIVLATDGVWDVVSNEEAVAIVSSTTDRAKASKCLVEYAASAWKRKRRGIAMDDISAICLFFHNSQLAHQIHPVTVSK from the exons ATGGGGCATTTTTCGGATATGTTAAATGAATTGACCAAGTCCATGTCGATAAAGAAATTAAAGAGTTCGGGGAATTGTGGTGGTAGAGAGGCAGTAGAAGCGATGGccaaggaagcaaagaagaatgAACTTATTCTGAAGTCTTCTGGTACAGTTAGTGTAGATGGATCAGAGAACTTTGTATCGGTCTTCTCCAAACGAGGCAAAAAAGGAGTGAACCAAGACTGTAGCATTGTGTGGGAG GAATTTGGACGCCAGGATGACATGATGTTCTGTGGGATATTTGATGGACATGGTCCATGGGGACATTTTGTTTCCAAAATGGTTAGAGACTCCTTGCCGCTGTCCTTACTGTGCAATTGGCAGGATGCCACTGTTGAAGCTGCAGTTGACCAggatcttgattttgaaactGAAAAAACGCGGCAGAGGTTTAGTCTGTGGGAGCAGTCATACTTGAGGGCTTGTGCTAATGTTGATCGGGAGCTGGAGAAAAATCGAAAAATTGATTCCTTCTACAGTGGAACTACTGCTTTAACTGTTGTTAGACAG GGGAACCTTATAGTGGTAGCAAATGTGGGTGACTCTCGCGCTGTATTGGGCACCACTTGTGATGATGGCAGCATAACCGCAATTCAACTTACTATCGACTTCAAACCCAATTTACCAC AGGAAGCAGAGCGGATACTTCAGTGTAAAGGACGGATTTTTTGTTTGGATGATGAACCTGGATTTCATAGGGTCTGGTTGCCCTGTGAAGAGTCACCCGGGCTAGCCATGTCTAGAGCCTTCGGTGACTTCTGCATAAAAGATTTTGGACTCATCTCTGTTCCTGAAGTGACAAAACGACAAATAACCACCGAAGACCAGTTCATTGTGCTCGCAACAGATGGG GTTTGGGATGTAGTCTCGAATGAAGAAGCTGTTGCAATTGTATCATCTACTACAGACAGAGCAAAGGCTTCAAAATGTCTAGTAGAGTATGCTGCTTCTGCGTGGAAACGCAAGAGGAGAGGCATTGCTATGGATGATATTTCAGCTATTTGTCTTTTCTTTCATAATTCTCAGTTAGCACATCAAATTCACCCCGTTACTGTTTCAAAATAG